The Belonocnema kinseyi isolate 2016_QV_RU_SX_M_011 chromosome 10, B_treatae_v1, whole genome shotgun sequence genome has a window encoding:
- the LOC117181137 gene encoding uncharacterized protein LOC117181137, with protein MINRAVRRCRNGPFVEREQSLILVSNRTNEVGLNDALVTSSMGAKRIVRGDKTKDARKPLRSMTDSTSRQQQPVRDWTHCGSDHHFQIQFNSKNHSNFIPTASEQSQNILRLKLSRVCSSFQEDLEAVDLEGRFNEHLSFWDEFNVVQEKIDDLAVTEDENVENESERVQFENRFYAIRGLAKKYLKKLSTGSTPSKSFTPQCSASFLPSSRFELPKLQIPTFSGSYDTWLTFYDSFKSMCQDNPAIPDLHKFFYLKACLVSEAREVIGSLTTTTENYLVAWELIKKRYDNKRFIVENHFKSLFETPRVSKEFSTRKLLDSVQKQVRAIKSLVDKEKLWDTLLVYFIKDKLNTYTKEKWEESIKGTNIPSLEDIISFLEQRAIIDSSHFSQKQISCQKSDSNKSNSRSHFNSKQSQSCMKTSIDSKNPPAKQTCPICEENHMPWACSSFKKMSPHDRYIEIKRTSLCHNFLNGHHRTPDCLGNTCKKCEKRHHTLLHFERQNTDNSNQSSIFEPSPQQLLSCQAQVTSQVILRTARVDILNSEGKFQSCRVLLDSCSQCNSITEKCAESLGLQQKSVDVQLKDAQNRRSKVKYSAVAKIKSRYTDAEINLSCLVFKEISDQMPSLPLDKNKFKIPQGVILADPEFYKPADIDLLIGTEFFYQQLRSGQIQIKGQPAVYQETLLGWVIAGRISKPRFSKSPSNVTCNLIKFQELPILWELGADSSSSLPFNEKRESLGNSKNTAFQRLHSLERKFEKDPFLKEQYTECIHGYLKNSHMTQVPDHEPIDHGFYLPHHAVVKTSSLTTKVRVVFDGSAKTSSGIAGRLQEDLFSIITRFRCFRYALTADIEQMYRQVRVSQKDSRFQKILWRDSPQEPIKIYSLNTVTFGTACAPFLAIRTLHQLDEDERESFPIASAVLKRDFYVDDLLTGTQTFEETFNLRNDLISLLKRGGFNLRKWGSNDPELTQNFSTENSKTFMSLNPAESVKALGIHWDSSNDYMFYTVNFPNSKEIATKRSILSQISKLFDPLSLLGPVVVLAKILIQQLWKIQLTWDSPVPQDIQDFWIKVAEIQAATRSQDWRHVPTLDNPADMISRGQGPQEFLANMLWSQGPHWLSHDSSTWPQRPFHKKEIPETKTPSTLSLLISIKENQEENEILRRFSNSKKLTVVLAYCLRFIRNLKIKDKTVRRIGNISTEEYKIAFQKRAAMTVMFDGTYREEEVNATEGLNVEKTSWSNKSAGVEIQ; from the exons CGACATCTAGACAACAGCAACCCGTACGAGACTGGACTCATTGCGGATCTGATCATCATTTTCAAATCCAGTTTAATTCGAAGAATCATTCCAACTTTATTCCAACGGCATCTGAGCAATCGCAGAATATACTTCGACTGAAATTATCACGAGTCTGCTCATCTTTCCAA GAAG ATTTAGAAGCAGTTGACTTAGAAGGCAGATTCAATGAACACTTGTCATTTTGGGACGAATTCAATGTAGTCCAAGAAAAAATCGATGATTTAGCCGTAACTGAAGATGAAAACGTGGAAAATGAGTCAGAAAGGGTACAATTCGAAAATCGTTTTTACGCGATAAGAGGTCTTGCTAAAAAATACCTTAAGAAACTTTCAACAGGTTCTACACCATCCAAATCTTTCACACCACAATGCAGTGCGTCATTTTTACCCTCATCGCGTTTTGAACTTCCCAAGCTTCAAATTCCTACATTTTCCGGTTCTTATGACACTTGGCTTACTTTTTACGATTCATTCAAGTCAATGTGCCAAGACAATCCAGCAATTCcagatttacataaatttttctatCTAAAGGCATGTTTAGTGAGTGAAGCAAGGGAAGTAATCGGTTCTCTCACAACCACAACGGAAAACTATTTAGTAGCGTGGGAACTTATAAAAAAACGATATGATAATAAGAGATTCATTgtcgaaaatcattttaaatccctaTTCGAAACTCCGCGAGTATCAAAGGAATTCTCAACGCGTAAACTTCTCGACAGCGTTCAAAAGCAAGTCAGAGCTATCAAATCTCTCGTcgataaagaaaaattatggGACACTcttcttgtttattttattaaagacaaACTGAATACTTATAcgaaagaaaaatgggaagaatcaATTAAAGGTACAAACATTCCTTCGTTGGAGGACATAATTTCATTTCTTGAGCAACGCGCAATCATAGACTCGTCTCATTTCAGTCAAAAACAGATTTCATGTCAAAAAAGTGATTCAAATAAATCAAACTCTAGGTCTCATTTTAATTCCAAACAATCACAATCTTGCATGAAAACATCTATTGATTCTAAAAACCCTCCTGCAAAACAGACATGTCCAATTTGTGAAGAAAATCATATGCCATGGGCATGTTCTTCTTTCAAGAAAATGTCGCCTCACGATCggtatattgaaattaaaaggacttcTCTttgtcacaattttttaaatggtcaCCATCGTACTCCTGATTGTCTAGGGAACACttgcaaaaaatgtgaaaaaagacaTCACACTCTTCTTCACTTTGAACGGCAAAATACAGATAATTCCAATCAATCTTCCATTTTCGAGCCTTCTCCTCAACAACTATTAAGCTGTCAAGCTCAAGTCACCTCCCAGGTCATTTTACGTACCGCAAGGGTTGACATTCTTAATAGCGAAGGCAAATTTCAATCTTGTCGCGTTCTCTTAGATTCGTGTTCTCAGTGCAATTCCATCACTGAAAAATGTGCTGAATCCTTAGGGCTACAACAGAAGAGCGTCGATGTTCAACTAAAGGATGCACAAAATCGTCGTTCCAAAGTGAAATATAGCGCCGTCGCAAAAATCAAGTCGAGGTATACAGACGCGGAAATAAATTTATCCTGTCTAGTCTTCAAGGAAATTTCAGATCAAATGCCCTCTCTACcccttgataaaaataaatttaaaattccgcaAGGTGTTATTCTAGCTGATCCCGAATTTTACAAACCAGCTGATATAGACCTTCTAATAGGGACAGAGTTTTTCTATCAACAGTTACGTTCAggtcaaattcaaattaaagggCAACCAGCAGTGTATCAAGAAACTTTACTCGGTTGGGTCATTGCTGGTCGTATTTCAAAACCTCGTTTTTCAAAATCGCCATCTAATGTCACttgcaatttaattaaatttcaagagctGCCTATTCTCTGGGAATTAGGAGCAGACTCAAGCTCAAGTCttccttttaatgaaaaaagagagTCCCTCGGAAACTCTAAAAACACAGCCTTTCAACGTCTTCATTCCCTTGAGCGAAAATTTGAGAAAGATCCCTTTCTCAAAGAACAGTACACCGAATGCATTCACGGGTATCTTAAAAATTCACACATGACTCAGGTTCCAGATCATGAACCCATCGATCACGGTTTCTACCTTCCACATCATGCAGTGGTAAAAACATCTAGTCTCACCACAAAGGTTAGGGTCGTATTTGACGGGTCTGCTAAAACTTCTTCCGGCATCGCAGGAAGATTACAGGAAGATTTGTTTTCGATAATCACCCGCTTTCGATGCTTTCGTTACGCTCTTACTGCTGACATCGAGCAGATGTATAGGCAAGTAAGAGTATCACAAAAAGATAGTCGTTTCCAAAAGATCTTGTGGCGTGATTCGCCTCAAGAACCAATAAAAATTTACAGCCTAAATACAGTGACTTTTGGAACTGCTTGCGCTCCATTTCTCGCGATTCGGACCCTCCATCAGTTAGACGAGGACGAACGTGAATCGTTTCCAATCGCATCCGCAGTTTTGAAACGAGATTTCTATGTAGATGACCTTCTCACAGGTACACAGACTTTCGAAGAGACTTTCAACCTTCGAAATGATTTAATCAGTCTTCTCAAGAGAGGCGGTTTTAATCTGCGGAAATGGGGTTCAAACGATCCTGAATTAACACaaaatttttctacagaaaattcaaAGACTTTCATGTCCTTAAACCCTGCTGAAAGTGTAAAGGCTTTAGGGATTCATTGGGATTCTTCAAATGATTATATGTTTTATACAGTCAATTTTCCTAATTCAAAAGAGATAGCCACGAAACGCTCAATTTTATCccaaatttcaaagcttttcgaCCCATTAAGTCTACTCGGTCCAGTAGTCGTTTTAGCAAAAATCTTGATCCAACaactttggaaaattcaacttacgTGGGACAGTCCTGTTCCTCAAGACATCCAAGATTTTTGGATCAA AGTTGCTGAAATTCAAGCAGCAACTCGCTCGCAAGATTGGCGTCACGTGCCTACTTTAGATAACCCTGCTGATATGATTTCGCGAGGACAAGGACCTCAAGAATTCCTAGCAAACATGCTTTGGTCACAGGGCCCTCATTGGCTAAGTCATGATTCCAGTACTTGGCCTCAAAGGCCCTTTCATAAAAAGGAAATTCCGGAAACAAAAACTCCCTCAACTCTTTCCCTGCTAATTTCTATTAAAGAGAATCAAGAGGAGAATGAAATCCTTAGACGATTCAGCAACTCTAAAAAACTCACAGTCGTTTTAGCTTACTGTCTTAGATTCattcgtaatttaaaaatcaaggacAAAACGGTCAGAAGAATCGGAAATATTTCTACAGAAGAATATAAAATCgcctttcaaaaa